DNA from Myxococcota bacterium:
CCCTCGATCCGGCGCCACAGGAAGTAGAAGCAGAGCGCGGTGACGAGCCACGGCGCGAGCTTCTGCCAGAGCGGCGCCGCGCGGCGCGGCCGGGCGTCCTGCGCGGCTTCGCTCAAGCGGCGGCCTCGAGCTCGAGCGTGCGCTCGAGCGTGGCGTCGAGGGGCGTGAGCGCGACGCCGAGCGCCTTTGCGGCGGGCTGCGGGTCGAGGCAGACGTCGTCGAGGATCACGTCGAGCACGTCGGGCGAGAAGCCGGGGCCGAGCAGCTTCTCGCGCAGCCCGCAGGCGAGCCGTGCGAACGCGGCGGGCAGGGGCACCACGACCGGCGCCTTGCCGCGCAGGCGCGCGCAGCGCGACAGGAGCTCGCGCCGCGAGAGCGACTCGGGGCCGACCAGGTCGTAGGCGGCGTCGCGCGCGCAGTCGGGATCGAGCCCGGCGTTGAGCGCGGCTTCGGCGACGTCGCGCGCGTCGGCGGGCTGCTCCAGGTTCCCGCCGCCTGCGAGCAGGAACGCCACCGGCAGCTTGGTCTCCTTGGCCAGCACGTGCGAGCCGATGCTATCGCAGGCCAGCAGCAGCGGGCAGCGCACGATGGTGTAGGCGAGCCCGCTCGCGCGCGTCACCTCCTCGGCGCGGCCCTTGCTCGCGTAGTACGCGTTGGCCGACCTCGCGTCCGCGAACAGCGCCGAGACCAGCACGAGCTTCGCCGCGCCGGCCGCGCGGGCGGCGGCGCAGATCGCGCGGGTCGTCTCCACGTTCGCGCCCTCGTAGCCCTCGTCCTTGGTCGGGATCAGGATCCCGGCGAGGTGCAGGACGCCCTGGGCGCCGGCGCAGGCGGCGGCGAGGCCGGCGGCGTCGCTCCAGGCCACGCGCGCGACCCGCACGCGCTCCGACGCGAGCGGCGCGAGCTGGGCCGCCGCGCGCGCCGAGCGCACGAGCGCGACGAGCTCGACCTCCGGCCGCGCGA
Protein-coding regions in this window:
- a CDS encoding NAD(P)H-binding protein; the protein is MPKLVVTGANGALGRVLLERALARPEVELVALVRSARAAAQLAPLASERVRVARVAWSDAAGLAAACAGAQGVLHLAGILIPTKDEGYEGANVETTRAICAAARAAGAAKLVLVSALFADARSANAYYASKGRAEEVTRASGLAYTIVRCPLLLACDSIGSHVLAKETKLPVAFLLAGGGNLEQPADARDVAEAALNAGLDPDCARDAAYDLVGPESLSRRELLSRCARLRGKAPVVVPLPAAFARLACGLREKLLGPGFSPDVLDVILDDVCLDPQPAAKALGVALTPLDATLERTLELEAAA